The Akkermansia sp. N21116 genome includes a region encoding these proteins:
- a CDS encoding sulfatase-like hydrolase/transferase, whose protein sequence is MNFGIQMVILLLLSSFQAMAAGPNFVVIMADDLGYGDLGCTGSRQIPTPHIDSLARDGVFCSRAYVTAPMCAPSRMGMLTGRFPKRFGITTNPNVKMNYLADSHYGLPQSEKCFPEYLRPLGYACAVIGKWHLGHAEGQTPVDRGFDTWWGFLGGSRHYFPQKKEVGGLNPSAIVSNVSSDTQVRYLTDDIARESIRFIEKHKNRDNPFFLFVSFNAPHTPYEAKREDLEVVRGISDPVRRKYAAVVHGMDKAVGRILKALDEAGKSRDTMVVFLSDNGGAPDGPACNAPFKGEKRLHYEGGVRVPMIIRFPNDERVRPGFVCGQVISTVDFLPTLLKLNGVAIPEGLDGQDMMPMLKSADSKISRTLYWCTDYTSAILHGNLKYLLVPNRLPELYDIDQDRTEMKNLFPACLRNAAPLADKLGSYLMTTPPCRYPDAVSWSASLMKQYDKAKPGRQPE, encoded by the coding sequence ATGAATTTTGGTATTCAGATGGTGATTTTGTTGCTGCTGTCGTCGTTCCAGGCGATGGCTGCGGGGCCCAATTTCGTGGTTATCATGGCGGATGACCTTGGATATGGCGATTTGGGTTGCACGGGATCCCGGCAAATCCCGACTCCCCATATCGATTCCCTGGCGCGTGACGGTGTCTTTTGCTCCCGGGCTTACGTAACGGCTCCGATGTGCGCTCCGTCCCGTATGGGCATGTTGACGGGAAGGTTTCCCAAAAGGTTCGGTATTACGACCAATCCGAACGTCAAGATGAATTATCTGGCCGATTCTCATTATGGATTGCCGCAATCGGAGAAGTGCTTCCCGGAATATCTCCGGCCTCTCGGCTATGCTTGTGCCGTGATCGGCAAATGGCATTTGGGACATGCTGAAGGACAGACGCCGGTGGATCGCGGGTTTGATACCTGGTGGGGGTTTCTGGGAGGTTCCCGTCATTATTTTCCTCAGAAAAAAGAGGTTGGAGGATTAAATCCGTCGGCAATTGTTTCGAATGTCTCGAGCGATACGCAGGTTCGTTATTTGACGGACGATATTGCCCGCGAAAGTATCCGGTTTATCGAAAAACACAAAAACCGGGACAATCCCTTTTTCCTGTTTGTTTCCTTCAATGCTCCCCATACGCCCTACGAGGCGAAGCGCGAGGATTTGGAGGTGGTTCGAGGGATATCCGATCCTGTTCGCCGGAAGTATGCCGCCGTTGTTCATGGGATGGACAAGGCGGTAGGCAGAATTCTGAAAGCTTTGGACGAAGCGGGAAAATCGCGCGATACCATGGTGGTTTTTTTATCCGACAATGGGGGGGCTCCCGATGGCCCTGCGTGTAACGCACCGTTCAAAGGGGAAAAGAGACTTCATTATGAAGGCGGAGTGCGAGTGCCCATGATTATCCGTTTTCCGAACGATGAACGTGTCCGTCCGGGATTTGTGTGTGGCCAGGTGATATCGACAGTGGATTTTTTGCCAACCTTGCTCAAATTGAATGGCGTTGCCATCCCGGAAGGGCTGGACGGACAGGATATGATGCCCATGCTGAAATCAGCTGATAGTAAAATTTCCAGAACTCTTTACTGGTGTACGGATTATACGTCCGCTATTCTCCATGGCAACCTCAAATACCTGCTTGTCCCGAACCGTCTTCCAGAGTTGTATGATATTGATCAGGACAGGACGGAGATGAAAAATCTGTTTCCGGCATGCCTCCGAAATGCGGCGCCGCTGGCCGATAAACTGGGCTCATACTTGATGACGACTCCTCCATGCCGTTATCCCGATGCCGTCAGTTGGTCCGCCAGTCTCATGAAGCAGTATGACAAGGCCAAACCGGGGCGTCAGCCTGAATGA
- a CDS encoding GDSL-type esterase/lipase family protein produces the protein MRKFILSAVLFLGCSLSIATAQASPIDPETKSQQAWWKNRYEDQVKALKEQPCDILFLGDSITDYWATTGKKVWDSAWAPLKALNFGISGDKTGNLIWRIDDSKLPTLSDPKVCVVMIGTNNTGHYKCGEAPEKTAIGVLTVVQRLLLRYPDTQVVLLAIFPRGATPQDPMRIHNDKINKILAATRLPRMHFVDINKKFLDPHGQFLPGVTRDQLHPTEKGYQIWASSLLPTVKKILTQQ, from the coding sequence ATGAGAAAATTTATTCTGTCTGCCGTCCTGTTTCTGGGATGTTCTCTGTCCATAGCAACCGCCCAGGCATCGCCCATTGATCCCGAAACCAAGAGCCAGCAAGCCTGGTGGAAAAACAGGTATGAAGACCAAGTCAAAGCCTTGAAGGAACAGCCCTGCGACATTCTGTTCCTAGGGGACTCTATCACCGACTACTGGGCAACGACCGGGAAAAAAGTATGGGACTCTGCCTGGGCGCCGCTCAAGGCTCTCAACTTCGGAATTTCCGGAGACAAGACGGGAAACCTGATCTGGCGCATTGATGATTCCAAACTGCCGACATTGAGTGATCCCAAAGTATGCGTCGTCATGATCGGCACCAACAATACTGGACATTACAAATGTGGCGAAGCTCCGGAAAAAACGGCCATAGGCGTTTTGACCGTCGTCCAAAGGCTCCTGCTCCGCTATCCGGATACTCAAGTCGTCCTCCTGGCCATTTTCCCGCGAGGAGCTACGCCGCAAGATCCCATGCGTATCCATAACGATAAAATCAACAAAATTCTGGCAGCAACACGTCTTCCGCGAATGCACTTTGTCGATATCAACAAAAAATTCCTGGATCCGCACGGACAGTTCCTGCCCGGCGTTACCAGAGACCAACTCCACCCCACGGAAAAAGGCTACCAGATCTGGGCATCCTCCCTCCTGCCTACCGTCAAAAAAATCCTCACTCAACAATAA
- a CDS encoding low specificity L-threonine aldolase produces MILFNCDYSEGAHADILRKLAETNMEQTAGYGEDPYCEKARDLIATLCHRDDLDIHFLVGGTQTNFTTIAAALRPHQCVLCSDSGHINVHESGAVESCGHKVCGIPSPNGKLTAQQIDEAWHAHWDDETHEHMPQPKMVYISFPTELGTIYSRRELQEISDMCRYRNLYLYIDGARLGYGLCDKDSDLDLPMIASLCDAFYIGGTKVGALFGEALILRNDDLKTDFRYIIKQKGGRLAKGRLLGIQFLELFRDGLYFRLATHANRLAVMIRDACRAKGLPIPVFSGTNQQFITMPDEVLDELRKKYGFAYLRREDAAHSTVRFCTSWATREEDVLELLADIDRLC; encoded by the coding sequence ATGATTCTATTCAACTGTGACTACAGTGAAGGCGCCCATGCGGACATCCTCCGCAAGCTGGCAGAAACGAACATGGAGCAAACTGCCGGGTATGGAGAAGACCCCTATTGCGAAAAAGCACGCGACCTGATCGCCACTCTCTGCCACAGAGACGATCTGGACATCCATTTCCTCGTCGGAGGCACCCAGACCAACTTCACGACAATCGCGGCAGCACTGCGCCCCCACCAATGCGTCCTATGCTCGGATTCCGGGCATATCAATGTCCATGAATCGGGAGCCGTGGAATCATGTGGTCACAAAGTCTGCGGGATCCCATCCCCGAACGGCAAGCTGACGGCACAACAAATCGACGAGGCCTGGCATGCCCACTGGGACGACGAAACCCACGAGCATATGCCCCAACCCAAGATGGTTTATATTTCCTTCCCGACCGAGTTGGGTACCATTTATTCCCGCCGGGAATTGCAGGAAATTTCGGATATGTGCCGCTACCGAAACCTCTATCTGTACATCGACGGAGCCCGACTGGGGTATGGCCTCTGCGACAAAGACTCCGACCTGGATCTTCCCATGATCGCTTCACTCTGCGATGCCTTCTACATCGGCGGCACGAAGGTCGGCGCCTTATTCGGAGAAGCGCTCATCCTGCGCAACGATGATCTCAAAACCGACTTTCGCTATATCATCAAGCAAAAGGGAGGAAGGCTCGCCAAAGGCAGATTGCTCGGCATCCAGTTTCTGGAGCTTTTCCGCGACGGACTTTACTTCCGCCTGGCAACACACGCCAATCGCCTCGCCGTCATGATCCGCGATGCCTGCCGTGCCAAGGGATTGCCGATTCCCGTCTTCAGCGGTACGAACCAACAATTTATCACGATGCCGGATGAAGTTCTTGATGAACTGCGAAAGAAGTACGGATTCGCCTATCTACGCCGCGAGGATGCCGCACACAGTACCGTCCGGTTCTGTACAAGCTGGGCTACCCGCGAGGAAGACGTCCTGGAGCTGCTTGCGGATATTGACCGCTTGTGTTGA
- a CDS encoding glycoside hydrolase family 2 TIM barrel-domain containing protein — protein MQNFTSPSATHPGWIAPSLICVLFSATAMASVPDWENAAVTGINKEQPRSYSLPRADKTKSLNGKWKFQFSMTPDERPVHFYETGFDVGSWADLQVPSNWQLAGYGSALYTNVRYPFKSDAPRVMGEPPKDWTAYKERNSVGSYRRDFNLPASWKNDRVMVRFDGVESAFYVWVNGRKVGYSQDSYTGGEFDITPYVVPGKNTIAVEVYRWSDGSYLEDQDFMRLSGIFRDVTLFAQPQVHVRDVFFKTGLKSPDYTTGTLETSVTVRNSSDQNIPAGGKFSFSLTGLNTSMSWDGPHGTRTIKTVNNQDLGSESITLPAIPAGKEVTITFNKEYPGVNAWSAETPNLYTATYSVNGQDPRSVNIGFRSVETAENGAVLINGKPVKFKGVNRHETHPDYGRAIPRSVTEQDIRIIKENNINTIRTSHYPNQPYLYELCDRYGIYVMDEANNESHGDQSISNKPAWEKPIVERVMNMVHRDKNHPSIVFWSMGNEAGGGNNYKAAAKAARDYDNSRKLHYCEFRHGEPAVDMDSIMYPTVDRVVGWGKEQTNRPFFVCEYAHAMGNALGNFKEYMDAFEASPRMIGGCIWDFVDQSLHARRDKDGIYHPAPFKSKTLAYGGMFGDKPNDGNFCDNGVILGDRSATAKLKEVKHVYQYAGFRTEGNSLTITNKYFHKNLKDAVLTIIVPELRGTGKNAIQFMLPEMQSGASATLELPSFLTAANGQKYPFLALLSEKPILPELAATSPSPKKAVRRIAGKDQPFGQSADLTPSQVETAVNKSEAYQYFAGEARKPVPAVKAGKQDTLTFNPDEGTVTGKNFKAVFKDGMLSGLSYAGRDMILPGYPIALQAYRAPVDNDKWIDGKWNRGKLANLKSECIKTEMKQVNPQLIQVISDMKTVNSNPSFTYRMVWNVLSSGVIDVSAQIYPSADGEELPRLGFSFGAPASYDTVSYLGLGPWDNYRDRKTSTWRDTFTKSVDDMFFAYSRPQEMGNRTGVEWLSIGNGQTPGLVIGAASPKNPMEASVSYYTAQELNAAQALDKLPPKDKVIVNLDAFQMGLGGASCGPRPLMKYQTFSKPTAFGFILAPDRARLDTFLSQMGGAVNPPVISRDSSGLVSLESSTPEATMTYSIDNGPEQTYTQPFPLEQGTVTAKAAHGKIEGLSPASTRTFNREVIRTGWKIQQVSSEEPGEGVAQHAIDGKPNTFWHTSYTNGQPGYPHSIAVDMGRKERFKGFTLTPRADMDNGLVQNFSFYVSNDGANWRKVMTGSLPYKNRRAPQQVILPRVEEARYFKLDAIKPVHDGQPWAAIAELNIIPE, from the coding sequence ATGCAAAACTTCACTTCTCCCTCCGCCACGCATCCCGGCTGGATTGCTCCGTCTCTGATATGCGTCCTGTTCTCAGCCACGGCCATGGCCTCCGTGCCCGATTGGGAAAATGCAGCCGTGACCGGCATCAACAAGGAACAGCCGCGCTCCTACTCCCTCCCCCGCGCCGATAAAACCAAGTCCCTAAACGGCAAGTGGAAGTTTCAATTTTCCATGACGCCCGACGAACGTCCGGTCCACTTCTACGAAACCGGCTTCGACGTAGGATCATGGGCCGATCTGCAAGTGCCCTCCAACTGGCAACTTGCCGGCTATGGATCCGCCCTCTACACCAATGTCCGCTATCCCTTCAAATCGGATGCTCCCCGCGTGATGGGTGAACCGCCAAAAGATTGGACCGCCTACAAGGAACGTAATTCCGTCGGTTCCTACCGTCGCGATTTCAACCTTCCGGCCTCCTGGAAAAATGACCGTGTCATGGTGCGTTTTGACGGCGTCGAGTCTGCCTTCTACGTCTGGGTCAATGGGAGGAAAGTCGGGTATTCCCAGGATTCCTATACGGGAGGGGAATTCGATATCACTCCCTATGTTGTACCGGGCAAAAATACCATCGCCGTGGAAGTGTACCGCTGGAGCGACGGTTCCTATCTGGAAGACCAGGACTTCATGCGCCTCTCCGGCATTTTCCGCGACGTTACCCTTTTCGCTCAACCCCAGGTCCACGTTCGCGATGTTTTTTTCAAAACCGGGCTGAAGTCTCCGGACTACACCACCGGTACGCTGGAAACAAGCGTCACTGTCCGTAATTCCAGTGACCAGAATATCCCCGCTGGAGGCAAATTCTCCTTCTCTCTCACCGGGTTAAACACAAGTATGAGCTGGGATGGCCCTCATGGGACGCGAACAATCAAAACGGTCAATAATCAGGATCTGGGCTCGGAATCCATCACGCTTCCGGCAATTCCCGCCGGCAAGGAAGTCACCATCACATTCAACAAGGAATACCCCGGTGTCAATGCCTGGTCAGCGGAAACCCCCAATCTCTACACAGCTACCTATTCCGTCAACGGTCAAGATCCCCGTTCAGTCAACATCGGGTTTCGATCCGTGGAAACTGCAGAAAACGGAGCTGTTCTCATCAACGGCAAGCCGGTCAAGTTCAAAGGTGTCAACAGGCACGAAACCCACCCCGACTACGGGCGGGCCATCCCACGTTCCGTCACCGAACAGGACATCCGCATCATCAAGGAAAACAACATCAACACCATCCGTACGTCTCACTATCCCAATCAGCCGTACCTTTACGAATTGTGCGACCGCTACGGCATCTACGTCATGGACGAGGCCAACAACGAGTCCCACGGAGACCAGTCCATTTCCAACAAGCCGGCCTGGGAAAAACCGATTGTGGAACGCGTCATGAACATGGTGCACCGCGACAAAAACCACCCCTCCATCGTTTTCTGGTCGATGGGCAACGAGGCCGGAGGCGGCAACAATTACAAGGCTGCCGCCAAAGCCGCACGCGATTACGACAACAGCCGCAAGCTGCACTACTGCGAATTCCGGCATGGAGAACCTGCCGTCGATATGGACTCCATCATGTACCCGACCGTCGACCGCGTCGTCGGCTGGGGTAAAGAACAGACCAACCGCCCCTTTTTCGTCTGCGAATACGCCCACGCCATGGGCAATGCCCTCGGTAATTTCAAGGAATACATGGACGCCTTCGAAGCGTCTCCCCGCATGATCGGCGGCTGCATCTGGGACTTTGTCGACCAATCCCTCCATGCCAGGCGGGACAAGGACGGCATCTATCACCCGGCACCATTCAAAAGCAAAACGCTTGCCTACGGAGGAATGTTCGGCGACAAACCGAACGACGGTAATTTCTGTGATAACGGGGTCATCCTCGGCGACCGTAGCGCCACGGCCAAGCTCAAGGAAGTCAAGCACGTGTACCAGTACGCCGGATTCCGAACAGAAGGCAACAGCTTGACTATCACCAACAAATACTTCCACAAGAACCTCAAGGATGCCGTCCTGACAATCATCGTTCCGGAATTGCGCGGCACAGGGAAGAATGCCATCCAATTCATGCTGCCGGAGATGCAGTCCGGAGCCTCCGCCACGCTGGAACTTCCCTCCTTCCTGACGGCAGCGAACGGCCAGAAGTATCCCTTCCTGGCTCTGCTGTCTGAAAAACCCATTCTTCCGGAACTGGCCGCCACTTCACCCTCTCCGAAGAAGGCCGTACGCCGAATCGCCGGGAAGGATCAACCATTCGGGCAATCGGCAGATCTGACTCCGTCCCAGGTTGAAACCGCCGTCAACAAGAGCGAAGCCTACCAGTATTTTGCCGGAGAAGCCCGCAAACCCGTCCCTGCCGTCAAGGCCGGCAAACAGGACACGCTGACATTCAACCCGGACGAAGGCACAGTCACGGGGAAGAATTTCAAGGCAGTATTCAAGGACGGCATGCTCTCCGGGCTTTCCTATGCCGGACGCGACATGATCCTGCCGGGATATCCCATCGCCCTTCAGGCCTATCGCGCTCCGGTCGACAACGACAAATGGATAGACGGTAAATGGAACAGGGGCAAACTCGCCAATCTCAAGAGCGAATGTATCAAAACGGAAATGAAACAGGTGAACCCCCAGCTCATCCAGGTCATTTCCGACATGAAGACTGTCAACAGCAATCCTTCCTTCACTTACCGGATGGTCTGGAATGTGCTGAGTTCCGGCGTCATCGACGTATCCGCACAAATCTATCCCTCTGCTGACGGCGAAGAACTGCCCCGCCTGGGCTTCTCCTTCGGGGCACCGGCCTCCTACGACACCGTTTCCTACCTCGGCCTCGGCCCGTGGGACAACTACAGAGACCGCAAAACATCTACATGGAGAGACACCTTCACCAAATCGGTAGACGATATGTTCTTCGCCTATTCCCGTCCGCAGGAAATGGGGAACAGAACCGGCGTCGAATGGCTCTCCATCGGAAATGGTCAAACTCCCGGACTAGTCATCGGCGCAGCATCGCCCAAGAACCCTATGGAAGCTTCCGTCTCCTACTACACGGCACAGGAACTCAATGCCGCACAGGCATTGGACAAATTGCCGCCCAAGGACAAAGTCATCGTCAATCTCGATGCTTTCCAGATGGGGCTCGGCGGAGCATCCTGCGGTCCGCGTCCGCTCATGAAATACCAGACATTCAGCAAACCGACAGCGTTCGGTTTCATCCTCGCCCCTGATCGTGCCCGACTGGATACGTTCCTGTCTCAAATGGGAGGAGCCGTCAACCCGCCCGTCATATCACGCGATTCATCGGGACTTGTTTCCCTGGAATCATCCACCCCGGAAGCCACCATGACCTATTCCATCGACAACGGCCCCGAGCAAACCTACACCCAGCCCTTCCCTCTGGAACAGGGCACGGTAACCGCCAAGGCGGCACACGGCAAAATTGAAGGGCTTTCCCCGGCTTCCACGCGAACATTCAATCGCGAAGTCATCCGGACAGGTTGGAAAATCCAGCAAGTCTCATCAGAAGAACCCGGTGAAGGCGTAGCCCAGCATGCCATCGACGGCAAACCCAACACGTTCTGGCACACGTCCTACACCAACGGACAGCCGGGATATCCCCACTCCATCGCCGTGGATATGGGCCGCAAGGAACGCTTCAAAGGATTCACATTGACTCCCCGAGCCGATATGGACAACGGACTCGTCCAAAACTTCAGCTTCTACGTCTCCAACGACGGAGCTAACTGGAGGAAAGTCATGACGGGATCGCTTCCCTACAAAAACAGGCGGGCTCCGCAGCAGGTAATCCTCCCCCGTGTGGAAGAAGCCCGCTATTTCAAGCTGGATGCCATCAAACCCGTCCACGACGGACAACCCTGGGCCGCGATTGCGGAACTGAACATCATCCCGGAATAA
- a CDS encoding glycoside hydrolase family 2 TIM barrel-domain containing protein → MKWSLFIGSLLTALAAQGMTLSNWIFTKTSPDDPQAEWKQVTVPHCWNAQDAQKGGGKENNKDFGYYRGPGTYRIKLPDTARFDGKRVFVRFGAVSNFAEVYLNGEKLAEHKGAFTSFGTELTGKLKPGAGNVLEVRADNSLRREILPISGDFPVYGGMYRNVELIERDPVCISPIANGTDGVRITQHNVSNESADLGVSVTVDSALPDGGEGTLEIALYDAQGKSILKASKPIRLTPGESEHQVDMTVPSPHLWQGREDPYLYKLDVRLSSGDNSTLLSYPIGFRSVSFDSDKGFSLNGKALKIKGVCRHQDWEGKGWALTEKEHRRDLDLILEMGANAIRLAHYPHDPKLIAMCDAEGVILWEEIPFVDSVGKPKDPAVEETTKQQLVEMIRQFGNHSSIVVWGLSNELLHRSTDDPLPLLRELNALAHKEDPYRKTVVAVNRPGNKDLCSIADLLALNTYPGWYGGGPEGMGGAIDSLHKSYPNTPVAISEYGSGASIKHHDRNISKAPKAGGKWHPEEWQSRSHEILWDKIASRETTWGTFLWNMFDFASVWRDEGDRPGINDKGLVTFDRKVPKDAFYFYKANWRDDIPVLHLQEKRATPTSDEKVAIRFYSNMKNNKVFLNEKEVPGVSSYCRNGFATPPVALKRGRNVVKVISKDDKGQLHRDEAEWIYQPDSKGNNDGDVKK, encoded by the coding sequence ATGAAATGGTCTCTTTTTATTGGTTCGCTCTTGACGGCTTTGGCCGCTCAAGGAATGACCTTGTCCAACTGGATTTTTACGAAAACATCTCCCGATGATCCCCAGGCAGAATGGAAACAGGTTACTGTGCCCCACTGCTGGAACGCTCAGGATGCCCAGAAGGGCGGAGGAAAGGAGAACAACAAAGATTTCGGCTATTACCGTGGGCCTGGCACGTACCGCATCAAATTGCCGGATACTGCCCGATTTGACGGGAAGCGCGTTTTTGTCAGGTTCGGTGCTGTTTCCAACTTTGCGGAGGTCTATCTTAACGGCGAGAAGCTGGCAGAGCACAAAGGAGCTTTTACTTCATTTGGGACAGAGTTGACGGGGAAACTCAAGCCCGGTGCCGGCAATGTGCTGGAAGTACGGGCGGATAACTCGCTACGACGGGAGATTTTGCCGATCAGCGGCGATTTTCCGGTCTACGGAGGCATGTACCGCAATGTGGAGTTGATCGAACGCGATCCTGTCTGTATTTCCCCGATTGCCAATGGTACAGACGGAGTCAGGATCACCCAGCACAATGTCTCCAACGAGTCTGCCGATCTTGGCGTGTCTGTGACGGTGGATAGTGCCCTGCCGGACGGAGGAGAGGGAACTTTGGAAATAGCTTTGTACGATGCTCAAGGAAAATCCATACTGAAGGCAAGTAAACCCATCCGCCTGACTCCGGGGGAAAGCGAGCATCAAGTCGACATGACGGTGCCCTCCCCTCATCTTTGGCAGGGTCGGGAAGATCCCTATTTGTACAAGCTGGATGTCCGTCTTTCCTCCGGTGACAACAGTACCCTCCTCAGTTATCCCATCGGGTTCCGCTCTGTCTCTTTTGATTCGGACAAGGGGTTTTCTCTGAATGGGAAAGCGCTGAAAATCAAAGGTGTCTGCCGTCATCAGGACTGGGAGGGCAAAGGGTGGGCTTTGACGGAAAAGGAACACAGACGCGATCTGGATCTCATTCTGGAAATGGGAGCCAACGCCATTCGCCTGGCCCACTATCCTCATGATCCGAAGTTAATTGCCATGTGCGATGCCGAAGGCGTGATCCTTTGGGAGGAAATTCCCTTTGTCGATTCCGTTGGCAAGCCGAAAGACCCTGCGGTTGAGGAGACGACCAAGCAGCAGCTCGTGGAGATGATCCGCCAGTTCGGCAACCATTCTTCGATTGTCGTCTGGGGATTGAGCAATGAACTGCTCCATCGCAGTACGGATGATCCCCTGCCTCTTCTTCGCGAATTGAATGCTCTTGCCCACAAGGAAGATCCGTATCGCAAGACGGTTGTGGCCGTTAACAGGCCGGGCAACAAGGATCTCTGCTCTATTGCCGATCTGCTGGCTCTGAATACCTATCCCGGGTGGTATGGCGGGGGGCCGGAAGGCATGGGTGGAGCGATCGATTCATTGCATAAAAGCTATCCCAATACACCTGTCGCTATCAGCGAATATGGTAGCGGAGCCTCCATCAAGCATCATGACCGCAACATTTCCAAGGCTCCCAAGGCCGGAGGCAAATGGCATCCGGAGGAGTGGCAGTCCCGTTCTCATGAAATCCTCTGGGACAAGATTGCTTCCAGGGAAACGACTTGGGGAACTTTCCTTTGGAACATGTTTGACTTTGCAAGTGTCTGGCGTGACGAGGGAGACCGCCCCGGTATTAATGACAAGGGGCTGGTGACATTTGATCGCAAGGTTCCCAAGGATGCTTTCTACTTCTACAAGGCCAATTGGCGGGATGACATCCCCGTCCTTCATCTTCAGGAGAAGCGTGCAACTCCCACTTCTGATGAAAAAGTGGCCATCCGTTTCTATTCCAACATGAAAAACAACAAGGTTTTCCTCAATGAAAAGGAAGTTCCCGGTGTTTCCTCTTACTGCCGTAACGGTTTCGCCACTCCTCCCGTTGCTCTCAAACGTGGAAGGAACGTGGTGAAGGTCATCTCGAAAGATGACAAGGGCCAGCTCCACAGGGATGAAGCCGAATGGATATACCAGCCTGATTCGAAAGGAAACAATGACGGAGATGTGAAAAAATGA
- the ahcY gene encoding adenosylhomocysteinase — MFSETDTYKVRDITQADFGRKEIDIAEHEMPGLMAIREKYAAEQPLKGVRITGSLHMTIQTAVLIETLVALGATVRWASCNIFSTQDHAAAAIAADGTPVFAWKGESLEEYWECTWKALSHEGGFGPQLIVDDGGDATLLLHKGYEMENGCGWVDSPSASKEEEVIKNLLKHIAQEHPGIFHKWMPEIKGVSEETTTGVHRLYQMHAAGKLLFPAINVNDSVTKSKFDNLYGCRESLVDGIKRATDVMLAGKVAVVCGYGDVGKGCAQALRGLGTQVIVTEVDPICALQAAMEGYRVLTVEDTLGWADLYVTTTGNCHIIRIEHMAKMKDQAIVCNIGHFDNEIEVAKLEGFPGIQKLNIKPQVDRFTFPDGHSIYLLAEGRLVNLGCATGHPSFVMSNSFTNQVLAQIDLWKNRENRSVSVEVLPKLLDEEVARLHLEKIGCKLTTLSQEQADYIGVKVEGPYKPEFYRY; from the coding sequence ATGTTTTCAGAAACCGATACCTACAAAGTCCGCGACATAACCCAGGCCGACTTCGGCCGTAAGGAAATCGATATCGCCGAACACGAAATGCCCGGCCTGATGGCCATCCGAGAAAAATACGCCGCAGAACAACCCCTGAAAGGAGTCCGTATCACCGGCTCCCTTCACATGACCATCCAGACGGCCGTCCTCATTGAAACGCTCGTCGCCCTCGGAGCAACCGTCCGCTGGGCAAGCTGCAATATCTTCTCCACGCAAGACCATGCCGCCGCCGCCATCGCCGCGGACGGCACGCCCGTCTTCGCCTGGAAGGGAGAGAGCCTGGAAGAATACTGGGAATGTACCTGGAAGGCTCTCAGTCACGAAGGTGGCTTCGGCCCTCAGTTGATCGTCGATGACGGGGGAGACGCAACTCTTCTCCTGCACAAGGGTTACGAAATGGAAAACGGCTGCGGCTGGGTCGACTCCCCCTCGGCATCCAAGGAAGAAGAAGTCATCAAAAACCTCCTCAAGCACATCGCACAAGAACATCCCGGCATTTTCCACAAGTGGATGCCCGAAATCAAAGGTGTTTCCGAAGAAACGACGACGGGCGTTCACCGCCTGTACCAGATGCATGCCGCCGGCAAGCTTCTCTTCCCCGCCATCAATGTCAACGACTCGGTAACCAAATCCAAGTTCGACAACCTGTACGGATGCCGGGAATCCCTCGTGGACGGCATCAAACGCGCCACGGACGTCATGCTGGCAGGCAAGGTCGCCGTCGTGTGCGGTTATGGAGATGTCGGCAAGGGATGCGCCCAGGCCTTGCGCGGTCTCGGCACCCAGGTCATCGTCACGGAAGTGGATCCGATCTGCGCACTGCAGGCAGCCATGGAAGGCTACCGCGTGCTGACCGTGGAAGACACCCTGGGATGGGCCGATCTCTATGTTACAACCACGGGCAACTGCCACATTATCCGTATTGAGCACATGGCAAAGATGAAAGACCAGGCCATCGTCTGCAATATCGGACATTTCGACAATGAAATCGAAGTCGCCAAACTGGAAGGGTTCCCCGGCATTCAAAAACTCAATATCAAGCCTCAAGTCGACCGGTTCACCTTCCCGGACGGACATTCCATCTATCTGCTGGCCGAAGGTCGTCTCGTCAACCTCGGTTGCGCCACCGGCCATCCCAGTTTCGTGATGTCCAACAGCTTCACCAATCAGGTTCTCGCCCAGATTGATCTCTGGAAAAACCGTGAAAACCGTTCCGTCTCTGTTGAAGTCCTACCCAAGTTGCTTGATGAAGAAGTCGCCCGTCTGCACCTTGAAAAAATCGGTTGTAAACTGACGACGCTCTCCCAGGAACAAGCCGATTACATCGGTGTCAAGGTAGAGGGCCCTTACAAGCCCGAATTCTACCGTTACTAA